The following coding sequences lie in one Desulfobulbaceae bacterium genomic window:
- the coaBC gene encoding bifunctional phosphopantothenoylcysteine decarboxylase/phosphopantothenate--cysteine ligase CoaBC, with product MSHPFTDKHILFGITGGIAAYKAADWIRALRQRGAEVTVVMTESATRFVTPLTFAALSGNKVECEIFDSQHPESIAHITLAKKCDLMIIAPATANTIARLAHGMADTLLSTIALATQAKVLVFPAMNSAMYLHPATQNNITQLTTLDYTVIPPDCGSMACGDHGPGRLPEWSTAEAAIATALSAQDLTNQHILITAGPTQEPLDPVRFISNRSTGKMGYALASAACQRGAMVTLISGPSNLPPPIGVEIIQVRTALEMRQAVFERYHAATVIIKTAAVSDFRPNTISDQKIKKVATTSSCLDLTANPDILYELGAQKGKDSRPLLVGFAAESENHIKEGLRKLASKNLDLMIVNDILRQDTGFAADTNQVIIIDKNGGTTSLPLLSKEETSHRILDRISQLI from the coding sequence AGCGTGGTGCTGAAGTCACTGTGGTAATGACCGAGTCTGCCACTCGCTTTGTGACCCCCCTCACCTTTGCTGCCCTCTCCGGCAACAAGGTAGAATGCGAAATCTTTGATTCGCAGCATCCGGAGTCCATCGCCCACATAACTTTGGCAAAAAAATGTGATCTGATGATCATCGCTCCGGCAACAGCCAATACTATTGCCCGCTTGGCCCACGGCATGGCAGATACGCTGCTTTCAACGATTGCTCTGGCAACCCAAGCCAAGGTTTTGGTCTTTCCGGCAATGAATAGCGCCATGTATCTTCACCCCGCGACCCAAAACAATATCACTCAGCTCACCACACTGGACTATACAGTTATCCCACCAGACTGCGGCTCCATGGCATGTGGTGACCACGGTCCAGGACGACTTCCGGAATGGTCCACTGCCGAAGCCGCTATAGCAACCGCCCTCTCTGCGCAAGACTTGACCAATCAACATATTTTGATCACCGCAGGACCAACCCAGGAACCGCTTGATCCCGTCCGCTTCATCAGTAATCGCTCGACCGGAAAAATGGGTTATGCTTTGGCCAGCGCCGCCTGTCAGCGTGGAGCCATGGTGACTCTGATCTCAGGACCAAGTAATCTTCCTCCCCCCATCGGTGTCGAAATAATCCAGGTTCGAACTGCACTGGAGATGCGACAGGCAGTTTTCGAAAGATACCATGCCGCAACAGTGATCATCAAAACCGCAGCAGTCTCGGACTTCCGACCGAATACCATCTCCGATCAAAAGATTAAAAAGGTAGCCACAACATCTTCCTGCCTTGACCTGACTGCCAATCCCGATATTCTTTATGAACTCGGAGCACAAAAGGGAAAGGATTCCCGCCCCCTTTTGGTTGGCTTCGCCGCAGAAAGTGAAAATCACATTAAAGAAGGACTGCGCAAGCTGGCTAGTAAAAACCTCGATCTTATGATTGTTAATGATATATTACGACAAGACACAGGGTTTGCCGCAGATACCAACCAGGTCATCATCATCGATAAAAACGGAGGGACAACATCGCTCCCTCTACTCTCAAAAGAAGAAACATCCCACCGCATCCTTGATCGCATCTCTCAGCTGATCTGA